From a region of the Bacteroidota bacterium genome:
- a CDS encoding IS5 family transposase — MEFQILDRMSFGRFLGINLEDDVPDAKTIWLFRDQLTQQGVLNKLFDEFYRRLADHQLILNTGRIINASIVEAPRPRTKKPDGNSEEPVNPNSERQQDTDADWTKKHGKSYFGYKNHIKVDRKSKLIIDFQTTPASVHDSQVIEELIAEADKGQTVYAEGGYL; from the coding sequence ATGGAATTTCAGATACTCGATCGGATGAGCTTCGGCCGGTTTCTCGGAATAAACCTTGAAGATGATGTACCGGATGCGAAGACCATTTGGTTATTTCGGGATCAATTAACTCAACAAGGAGTACTTAATAAACTGTTTGATGAGTTTTACCGTCGGTTAGCCGATCACCAGTTGATACTGAACACTGGTCGAATTATCAATGCCAGTATTGTTGAAGCTCCCCGTCCCCGGACAAAGAAACCGGATGGTAACAGTGAGGAACCAGTCAACCCCAACAGTGAACGTCAGCAGGATACCGATGCAGATTGGACCAAAAAGCACGGGAAAAGCTATTTCGGGTATAAGAATCATATCAAAGTTGACCGGAAGAGCAAATTGATCATTGATTTCCAGACCACACCAGCCAGTGTTCATGACAGCCAGGTTATTGAAGAATTGATTGCTGAGGCTGACAAAGGACAAACCGTTTACGCAGAAGGTGGGTACCTTTAA
- a CDS encoding RHS repeat-associated core domain-containing protein produces the protein MFRQWFSIIWFFILVTTTTLQAQVGAPGSFEKYEFQPEAWSLPEFTAGDVDVHGNYNTKIDLLSISSPSGISVPVSFSYSSDIRYADPAGWIGLGWRWNPGSVNRQVVGSLPILSKELAGEIKTIYEEMLAMGSNGPDLASNIVSYFKETGQKRSWDGLKDIYTVSLPNGASVKFSLNTSGPGGTVSGGENYHLFQSHGDKSYEIRGYFSSAGIKGRVKQCPPFFVNGITCFPDNQSFDYYAFVIRDASGTQYIFSETTKEIYRGKNGLKSEYFNSWRITAVVSPMNINWIDPINQISLSPETILYEYINCENSLTTIKEGHNCNNFDGLEDYKNSKYLVGIQSINERIEVNLTEDTDEDITKYMTSILRQDINTTEEDLEFDYEITTRKRIQAISKFINLNNQRGDTLNHVILRVENSNGKTFLISMRDEVKNLNYGFDYFEYYPTDDGFRFNLRKHLFFNSARYYHTIDGQAGRYNWRNCSWDINGYYKKSDHCYAGNLYPVKGQLTSILYPTGKKEKIDYETKEIFIDSLFSIRSRILDTYFFTNPVFNKGILRVHLAREFGREANIQYPQKDYEAMTQMVNMGLLSQVQMNTIISNYKAAHSVVSYFGKSVVKSITIQNANEQKSVKTSYEFTDGWFGGIPNELNFQRFQSCSFINENGDLATLPIEPYKMQRAAKMMGTDNQVWFKKVISRTNKINPVETIRTYNQFAPQQHYLVVGPDGQSRASFVLFSTNMEDLYFDEKVQTITRTADANEIETTNYRDISQINTIYSFPNTLSDDWSSFGKVYGEFPKPHKTITYEKRGGLTVLKSYDCTLYDGRDIPIAQAQWVGMNEAKDSSEFKFSYTVMGRHLYSQYNVSNQLSVAFQSLAGIYKTRGGLSDQFEFPWNQISGLFPNQYAGYDGTAMVTIPKHIVITSNQVTTSGSFAFGFYPTAIYKGKSESGLLFSCTISENNPSPNWKNTLKYKDYNSFGRPVAVETDFLLEQTFYGSEADPFSENPGLSNWYKATGKIISNLDGTIKSRISARYNSKNLLSMASNDYQSFSFSYDRSGRLNEIRRGTDLIAKNEYNLVNSTISGIQNTDQKFNFIKNYKFFYSSPDSFICNTIFHDGLMLVQKATGSNSRQMVTIPLYDEDWRVVGETVPLENAGGPGFSYDFTKGVSQLTLKNLSQPVEKGVMKANRLSPFPVESVIEGLAPDYDDMSSFTVGFLPYTYLHESQNKSSVRTRKPGADFMGGNAWAIQSKYQRNNTLYSIAADEDRQVVKLSTTQPGGRIWSERILSLHLDGVPLYPINQINGKIDDPDLYPDTSEWVELNSSTLYYDIKPGYGLFLANLADLSLQFPGKNLSVRIRDFFTKEIMASHPLTGVSDSLVLPLIPGRYYVDMYADFDQLIQVGNNGIQAFAFRYEDLKTIQKVSYQYNRYGHVSIVTHPDGKQTKYVTNFWGNVVKKESPYHNAKLKNGSFPESDVNNNPDFEYQYDEWGRVRFIIDPNMSAAGKMLYTKYDFLDRPVEVGEMTAGSNFSSANANNKEFPVTTVSNLKLSGISSPATDSPSAWVGVPATPNGVKPFQKMYYDLNSTLHGKPAAYGLGRLGYVVEYVPVSGSKYKTIRRYYNYSPEGYCTEVNTIIGTDQQQETYGQHDLMGKFRFYQLKMNSSILMTRWIDYYPLGHVKHLWQSTNGIKPSVPTLRYEYDVMGGLLKEIAQGTELTVTLRDIRGWVHKIEAGSHFSEELYYHKLPEDFQPGSTGSESFPLHFSGNISFMKTYQSTFQSANPVTITGFEYDKIGRLLSSRTLNTAGEEIGLFNMDLRYDIMGNILSQSKNTQNMETGHPFQVDDMVYQYADGRLMNVLDRIDTDQTDDYETVRNSIIGSGEAMFVTTKPVTETFDEFGVKTGDRPVSETWDAVGFYGGADPASSVSTISESGDIVLKLRPTTEYTNSSIRSTLQPVTPKRQYLLSGKYKGKPYFNGEVNVNPKVYAGIEWLRANGSRISVKWVVSAQYASSWKYFSGALAAPDEATHARLLLVNMTSPNTEVYFNNISFSEDGLAFAYDGNGNTIKDLNRDIASIQYNFLNLPEVITRVDQSSVRYAYSWSGQRLFKIIGTDTTVYIRTATGEIAGEFLNTTSNTSYITILGADNSAAGQFRKESGNWKSFFFVKDHLGNNRLTLRVEGSSQTVVSATDYYPFGSVAREMNASSVENAKFRYQGKERDLETGYDYFEARTYDSQLGRFLQVDPLWEKYRFMSTNGFVGNNPIILIDPDGMEIYYSQDGTKLGQVGDNTDIRVINSTTSKKDALKLIEEANAKTNGSETASNELTVESVAYSEYFKTVSDVTNGAALETYKNNNNDCNEAAIQQLANEGVTQGGPATAINAVVDNSLTINTKAGNNSDLTADPIGASILIQTQLNKGNPVMVGVKETKNDGTVPNPGNTNALTGHFVVIRSSNVSNGIVQFNYLDNASSSSGKSAKNNFTLNTSNGEIYDNSVHARPNYSNYLVTEVRRNN, from the coding sequence ATGTTTCGTCAGTGGTTTTCCATTATCTGGTTCTTCATTCTGGTAACTACCACCACGCTTCAGGCTCAGGTAGGAGCACCGGGCAGTTTTGAGAAGTATGAGTTTCAGCCGGAGGCGTGGAGTCTTCCGGAATTCACAGCGGGCGATGTGGATGTTCATGGAAACTATAACACAAAAATTGATTTATTATCCATTTCATCACCATCCGGTATTTCCGTTCCTGTCAGTTTTTCCTATTCCAGCGATATACGGTATGCAGATCCCGCTGGCTGGATTGGTCTGGGGTGGCGTTGGAATCCAGGTAGTGTAAACAGGCAGGTAGTGGGTTCATTGCCAATCCTGAGTAAGGAATTGGCAGGAGAAATCAAAACCATTTATGAGGAAATGCTGGCAATGGGGTCAAATGGACCTGACCTGGCCTCCAATATTGTGAGTTATTTCAAGGAGACGGGCCAAAAACGATCCTGGGATGGACTGAAGGATATATATACCGTGTCACTACCCAACGGAGCCTCCGTCAAATTCTCACTGAACACATCGGGCCCCGGAGGAACAGTTTCAGGTGGGGAAAACTATCATCTTTTCCAATCACATGGTGATAAATCTTATGAAATAAGGGGGTATTTTTCATCTGCTGGCATAAAAGGAAGAGTAAAACAATGTCCGCCATTTTTTGTGAATGGAATCACCTGCTTTCCAGATAATCAAAGCTTCGATTATTATGCGTTTGTAATCAGGGATGCCAGCGGGACTCAATACATTTTCTCAGAAACCACCAAGGAAATTTACCGTGGAAAAAATGGTTTGAAGAGCGAGTACTTTAATTCCTGGAGGATAACAGCTGTTGTCTCACCAATGAATATCAATTGGATTGATCCTATCAATCAGATAAGTCTGAGTCCCGAAACAATTCTGTACGAATACATCAATTGCGAGAATAGTCTCACAACGATAAAGGAAGGACACAACTGCAATAACTTCGATGGACTGGAGGATTATAAAAACTCCAAATATCTGGTCGGCATACAATCCATAAACGAAAGGATTGAGGTGAATCTGACAGAAGATACTGATGAGGATATCACGAAGTACATGACTAGTATACTCCGTCAGGATATCAATACCACTGAGGAAGATCTTGAATTCGACTATGAAATCACAACACGTAAACGCATACAAGCGATCTCTAAATTTATCAATCTTAACAATCAAAGAGGAGATACACTAAACCATGTGATACTTAGAGTCGAGAATAGCAACGGAAAAACTTTCCTGATAAGTATGAGGGATGAAGTAAAGAACCTGAATTATGGCTTTGATTATTTTGAGTATTATCCTACAGATGACGGATTCAGGTTTAACCTCAGAAAACATCTCTTTTTCAATTCAGCGAGATATTACCACACCATTGATGGACAAGCAGGTCGCTATAATTGGCGAAATTGCAGTTGGGATATCAATGGCTATTATAAAAAATCCGATCACTGCTATGCAGGCAACCTGTATCCGGTCAAAGGTCAGCTTACTTCAATATTGTACCCTACCGGTAAAAAGGAAAAAATAGACTATGAGACGAAGGAAATATTCATCGATTCGCTGTTTAGCATTCGATCAAGGATTCTGGACACCTATTTCTTTACAAATCCAGTATTCAACAAGGGAATTTTAAGGGTTCATCTTGCAAGGGAGTTTGGCAGAGAAGCAAATATACAATACCCACAAAAGGATTATGAGGCCATGACACAGATGGTGAACATGGGTCTCCTCTCTCAGGTTCAGATGAACACCATCATTAGTAACTATAAAGCAGCTCATTCGGTAGTGTCCTATTTTGGGAAGTCGGTTGTTAAGTCGATAACCATTCAGAATGCAAATGAACAGAAGAGTGTAAAGACATCCTATGAGTTTACGGATGGTTGGTTTGGCGGAATTCCAAACGAACTCAATTTCCAACGTTTTCAGTCATGTTCCTTTATCAATGAAAATGGAGATCTTGCCACGCTTCCTATTGAGCCATATAAGATGCAGCGGGCTGCAAAAATGATGGGAACCGATAATCAGGTGTGGTTTAAGAAGGTCATTTCAAGAACAAACAAGATAAATCCGGTTGAAACGATCCGTACATACAACCAGTTTGCTCCGCAGCAGCATTATCTGGTTGTCGGTCCGGATGGCCAAAGCCGGGCGAGTTTTGTTCTGTTTTCAACGAATATGGAGGATTTGTATTTCGATGAAAAAGTGCAAACCATCACAAGAACGGCCGATGCAAATGAAATTGAGACAACCAATTACCGGGATATAAGCCAGATCAATACCATTTACTCGTTTCCAAATACCTTGTCTGATGATTGGTCCTCATTTGGAAAGGTTTATGGCGAGTTTCCAAAACCGCACAAGACGATCACTTATGAAAAAAGGGGGGGACTAACGGTTCTGAAGTCTTATGATTGTACACTCTATGATGGCAGAGACATTCCGATTGCACAGGCGCAATGGGTCGGAATGAATGAAGCCAAGGATTCATCAGAATTCAAATTCAGTTATACGGTAATGGGTCGCCATCTGTACAGTCAATACAATGTCTCCAATCAATTGTCTGTAGCGTTTCAATCCCTTGCCGGAATTTATAAAACAAGGGGCGGTTTGAGTGATCAGTTTGAATTTCCATGGAACCAGATTTCCGGATTGTTTCCAAACCAATATGCCGGATATGATGGGACTGCAATGGTCACAATACCCAAACACATCGTCATTACATCAAATCAGGTGACTACATCAGGTAGTTTTGCCTTTGGATTTTATCCGACAGCCATTTATAAAGGCAAATCTGAGAGTGGACTGCTTTTTTCATGCACGATTTCTGAAAACAATCCGTCACCAAATTGGAAAAATACACTGAAATACAAGGATTACAATTCATTTGGAAGGCCTGTTGCAGTTGAGACTGATTTTTTACTCGAACAAACCTTCTATGGGTCAGAAGCTGATCCGTTTTCTGAAAATCCTGGCCTCAGTAACTGGTATAAAGCAACCGGGAAGATTATTTCCAATCTGGATGGAACCATTAAAAGCCGGATCAGTGCACGGTACAACAGCAAAAACCTGTTAAGCATGGCAAGTAATGATTACCAATCCTTTTCCTTTTCTTATGATCGAAGCGGAAGGTTAAATGAAATCAGGCGAGGAACAGATCTGATTGCAAAAAATGAATATAATCTGGTCAATTCGACCATTTCCGGAATACAAAACACAGATCAAAAATTTAATTTTATCAAAAATTACAAATTCTTCTACTCATCTCCTGATTCCTTCATCTGTAATACAATATTTCACGATGGACTGATGCTGGTACAGAAAGCAACCGGATCAAACTCGCGTCAGATGGTTACCATTCCACTGTATGATGAGGATTGGAGAGTTGTTGGAGAAACGGTCCCGCTGGAAAACGCTGGTGGACCCGGCTTTTCATATGATTTTACTAAGGGAGTGAGTCAGTTAACGCTGAAAAACCTTTCACAACCAGTCGAAAAAGGAGTGATGAAGGCAAACAGACTTTCACCCTTTCCGGTTGAATCTGTGATTGAAGGTCTTGCCCCTGATTATGATGATATGTCGAGCTTCACAGTGGGTTTTCTACCATACACATACCTGCATGAGAGTCAAAATAAATCTTCTGTCCGTACCCGAAAACCCGGTGCTGATTTTATGGGGGGAAATGCCTGGGCCATACAATCAAAATACCAGAGAAACAATACATTGTATTCCATTGCTGCGGATGAAGACCGGCAGGTGGTAAAACTTTCAACAACCCAACCAGGTGGAAGGATTTGGAGTGAACGGATCCTCTCTCTCCATCTGGATGGAGTGCCACTATATCCGATAAACCAGATAAACGGAAAAATAGATGATCCTGATTTATATCCGGATACATCTGAATGGGTTGAATTGAATAGCAGTACCCTTTACTACGACATCAAACCTGGATATGGACTGTTTTTAGCCAACCTGGCTGACCTGTCATTGCAATTTCCCGGAAAAAATCTCAGCGTTCGGATACGGGACTTTTTCACAAAGGAAATAATGGCGAGTCATCCTCTGACTGGGGTATCAGACAGTCTGGTGTTGCCTCTTATTCCCGGAAGGTACTATGTTGACATGTATGCCGATTTTGATCAATTGATTCAGGTTGGAAACAATGGAATCCAGGCATTTGCTTTCCGTTATGAAGATTTAAAAACCATCCAAAAGGTGAGTTACCAATATAACCGATATGGCCATGTATCGATTGTTACCCACCCCGATGGAAAACAAACAAAATATGTAACCAATTTTTGGGGAAATGTGGTTAAGAAGGAAAGTCCGTACCATAACGCCAAACTGAAAAACGGGTCCTTTCCCGAATCTGATGTAAACAATAATCCGGATTTTGAGTATCAGTATGATGAGTGGGGAAGAGTAAGATTTATCATCGATCCAAACATGTCAGCCGCCGGTAAAATGCTGTATACCAAATATGATTTTCTGGATCGGCCGGTAGAAGTCGGTGAAATGACAGCTGGTTCAAACTTCTCATCTGCCAATGCAAATAACAAAGAATTTCCGGTAACCACGGTTTCCAATCTGAAATTAAGCGGGATAAGTAGCCCGGCTACAGATAGTCCGTCCGCCTGGGTGGGTGTTCCGGCTACCCCAAATGGAGTCAAACCTTTTCAGAAAATGTACTACGACTTAAACTCCACCCTGCATGGCAAGCCAGCAGCCTATGGACTAGGGCGGTTGGGGTATGTCGTGGAGTATGTGCCGGTCTCAGGCTCGAAATACAAAACCATTCGTCGCTACTACAATTACTCACCCGAAGGGTATTGCACAGAGGTGAATACCATTATTGGGACAGATCAGCAACAGGAAACATACGGGCAGCATGACCTGATGGGAAAATTCCGGTTTTACCAGCTGAAAATGAACAGCTCCATTCTGATGACGCGTTGGATCGATTACTACCCGTTGGGGCATGTAAAGCATCTGTGGCAGTCAACAAACGGGATAAAGCCATCAGTCCCCACCCTTCGGTATGAATACGATGTCATGGGTGGATTGCTGAAGGAAATAGCACAGGGAACAGAACTTACCGTAACCCTCCGGGATATCAGGGGGTGGGTACATAAGATTGAAGCAGGGTCTCATTTCAGTGAAGAGTTATACTACCATAAGCTTCCTGAAGACTTTCAGCCAGGCAGCACCGGATCGGAATCCTTCCCGTTACACTTCAGTGGCAATATCTCGTTTATGAAAACTTACCAGAGCACCTTTCAATCTGCCAATCCGGTAACAATCACCGGGTTTGAGTATGATAAAATCGGACGCTTACTATCCTCGCGTACTTTGAATACAGCAGGTGAGGAAATCGGTCTTTTTAATATGGATTTACGGTATGATATCATGGGGAATATACTCAGTCAGTCAAAAAACACTCAGAATATGGAAACAGGGCATCCTTTTCAAGTAGATGATATGGTTTACCAATATGCGGATGGCCGTCTGATGAATGTTCTGGACCGGATTGATACGGATCAGACAGATGACTACGAGACGGTGCGAAATTCGATTATTGGGTCAGGTGAAGCCATGTTTGTTACAACCAAACCAGTTACGGAAACCTTCGATGAGTTTGGGGTAAAAACCGGAGACAGACCTGTTTCAGAAACCTGGGATGCAGTTGGTTTTTACGGTGGGGCAGATCCTGCATCCTCTGTCAGTACCATATCTGAAAGCGGTGATATTGTGCTGAAACTACGTCCAACGACGGAATACACTAACTCGAGTATCCGCTCAACCCTTCAGCCGGTAACTCCCAAAAGACAGTATCTCCTTTCTGGAAAATACAAGGGAAAGCCGTATTTTAACGGAGAGGTAAATGTGAATCCGAAGGTTTATGCGGGTATTGAGTGGCTCCGCGCAAATGGGTCACGAATATCAGTCAAATGGGTGGTAAGCGCTCAATACGCATCTTCATGGAAATATTTCTCGGGTGCTTTGGCTGCACCAGACGAGGCGACTCATGCCAGACTACTCCTGGTGAACATGACATCTCCGAACACCGAGGTCTACTTCAACAATATCAGTTTCAGTGAAGATGGTCTTGCATTTGCTTATGATGGCAACGGAAACACCATCAAAGACCTGAATCGTGATATTGCCTCCATTCAGTATAACTTCCTGAACCTTCCCGAAGTCATTACCCGGGTTGATCAAAGTTCTGTACGTTATGCCTATTCCTGGTCCGGTCAACGGCTTTTCAAAATAATTGGTACGGATACCACCGTTTATATACGTACGGCGACAGGTGAAATTGCTGGCGAGTTTTTGAACACGACCAGCAATACTTCCTATATAACCATTCTTGGGGCAGATAATTCAGCGGCCGGGCAGTTCAGAAAAGAAAGTGGAAACTGGAAGTCCTTCTTTTTTGTGAAAGATCATTTGGGCAATAACCGGTTAACCCTCCGGGTAGAAGGCTCTTCACAAACAGTGGTGAGTGCAACCGACTACTATCCCTTCGGTTCGGTAGCCCGGGAAATGAACGCATCATCCGTTGAGAATGCCAAGTTCCGTTACCAGGGAAAGGAACGCGACCTAGAGACAGGGTATGATTATTTTGAAGCAAGGACCTATGATAGTCAACTTGGTCGGTTTTTGCAGGTGGACCCGTTGTGGGAAAAGTACAGATTCATGAGCACCAATGGATTTGTTGGAAACAATCCAATTATATTAATTGATCCAGATGGAATGGAAATATATTATTCTCAAGATGGTACAAAACTTGGGCAGGTTGGAGATAATACAGATATACGTGTAATTAATTCTACAACCTCAAAGAAGGATGCATTGAAGTTGATTGAAGAAGCAAATGCAAAGACAAATGGCTCTGAGACCGCTTCAAATGAATTGACCGTTGAGAGTGTAGCCTATTCTGAATATTTTAAAACGGTTTCGGATGTTACAAATGGTGCAGCACTTGAAACATACAAGAACAACAACAATGATTGCAATGAAGCGGCCATTCAACAGTTGGCTAACGAGGGAGTCACACAAGGTGGACCTGCAACAGCCATAAATGCTGTAGTTGATAATTCGTTGACTATAAACACGAAGGCGGGAAATAACAGTGATCTTACAGCTGATCCAATTGGTGCTTCTATTTTAATACAAACTCAACTAAATAAGGGAAATCCGGTAATGGTAGGTGTAAAAGAAACAAAAAATGATGGGACCGTTCCGAATCCGGGTAATACAAATGCTCTAACTGGACATTTTGTGGTCATCAGATCAAGTAATGTTTCGAATGGAATAGTTCAATTTAACTATTTAGACAATGCAAGTAGTTCGTCTGGAAAAAGTGCAAAAAACAATTTTACATTAAATACAAGTAATGGTGAAATCTATGATAACTCCGTTCATGCAAGACCGAACTACTCGAACTATTTAGTAACGGAAGTTAGGAGGAACAATTGA